A genome region from Meleagris gallopavo isolate NT-WF06-2002-E0010 breed Aviagen turkey brand Nicholas breeding stock chromosome 7, Turkey_5.1, whole genome shotgun sequence includes the following:
- the FKBP7 gene encoding peptidyl-prolyl cis-trans isomerase FKBP7, with protein sequence LLAALALLAAPARAEEEVKIEVLHLPDGCSPKSKKGDLLNAHYDGFLASNGSKFYCSRTQNDGHPKWFVLGVGQVIKGLDIAMMNMCPGEKRKVVIPPSLAYGQQGYAQGKIPPNATLIFEIELYAVNKGPRSVEAFHQIDKDSDKKLSELEISQYLKEEFARDGKKRHPSVHDEILADIFKKNDHDGDGFISAKEYNVYQHDEL encoded by the exons CTCCTGGCGGCGCTGGCCCTGCTGGCGGCCCCAGCGCGGGCCGAGGAGGAGGTGAAGATAGAGGTGCTGCACCTCCCCGACGGCTGCAGCCCCAAGAGCAAGAAGGGGGACCTGCTGAACGCGCATTACGACGGCTTCCTGGCCAGCAATGGCTCCAAGTTCTACTGCAG tcGGACGCAAAATGATGGTCATCCAAAATGGTTCGTTCTGGGTGTTGGACAAGTCATAAAGGGGTTGGATATTGCTATGATGAATATGTGTCCTGGAGAAAAACGGAAAGTGGTCATCCCTCCATCATTAGCATATGGACAGCAAGGATACg CACAGGGCAAGATTCCACCAAATGCAACACTCATCTTTGAGATTGAACTTTACGCAGTAAATAAGGGACCTCGCAGTGTTGAAGCATTTCATCAAATAGACAAGGACAGTGACAAGAAGCTCTCTGAACTCGAG ataagccaatatttgaaagaagaatttgcaagagatggaaaaaaacgTCATCCCTCAGTCCATGATGAAATTTTAGCTGATATATTTAAGAAGAATGATCATGATGGAGATGGCTTCATATCAGCTAAGGAGTACAATGTCTACCAGCATGATGAACTCTAA